Proteins encoded together in one Synechococcus sp. A15-62 window:
- the dacB gene encoding D-alanyl-D-alanine carboxypeptidase/D-alanyl-D-alanine-endopeptidase, whose product MIRSALVSLLVLAPQLPVRAAPPLLAPPPVVQRQGQAMLSGGALCPALQTALDSAVGTEERLWSVSVLDQRGQLLADLNGGIPRIPASNQKLVSTAFALDRLGPDFRLKTQLLRHPDGSLEIVGEGDPDLSIAEIQRFAMVALGQGGSSSTSSVSSAPVQLMVREEPRQRWWPADWDPADRSYAYGAPITRLALTSNALHMAVMDPAQRLQRILNSTVQQQGGQIRLQMVDQQTREAALARSRGASVVLHSEDSAPMHALLSLANTESHNFTAEVLMREAADVWDVNRASLATTRWLQAQGVPMTGLRLRDGSGLSRGNRLTSRSLSVLLWRMAQHPLAAYYQASMAIAGQRGTLRNYFWGTSLEGHFWGKTGTLSGVRAISGILETTNGPRYVSMLANGAYAPNSVMGQILLASQRISRCPAWSAAGTLPAGID is encoded by the coding sequence TTGATTCGCTCTGCCCTGGTTTCCCTGCTGGTGCTGGCGCCCCAGTTGCCCGTCAGGGCAGCGCCTCCGCTCTTGGCACCACCTCCGGTGGTTCAACGTCAGGGCCAGGCCATGCTCAGCGGCGGTGCGCTTTGCCCGGCCCTGCAGACGGCCTTGGACTCAGCGGTGGGCACGGAAGAGCGGTTGTGGAGCGTCAGCGTTCTCGATCAACGCGGGCAGCTGCTGGCTGATCTGAATGGGGGGATACCCCGGATCCCGGCATCGAATCAGAAACTGGTCAGCACGGCCTTTGCCCTGGATCGCCTTGGCCCCGACTTCCGTCTGAAGACGCAGCTCTTGCGTCACCCCGATGGATCTCTGGAAATCGTTGGGGAAGGTGATCCCGACCTCAGCATTGCCGAGATCCAGAGGTTCGCCATGGTGGCTCTTGGCCAGGGCGGCTCCAGCAGCACCTCCAGCGTCTCCTCTGCGCCTGTTCAGCTGATGGTGCGCGAGGAACCGCGTCAGCGCTGGTGGCCTGCCGATTGGGATCCTGCGGATCGCTCCTATGCCTACGGCGCACCGATCACCCGCCTTGCCCTCACCAGCAATGCCCTCCACATGGCGGTGATGGATCCAGCGCAACGGCTGCAGCGGATCCTCAATTCCACCGTGCAGCAGCAGGGGGGGCAAATTCGCCTGCAGATGGTCGATCAGCAGACCCGGGAAGCGGCCCTCGCGCGGAGCAGGGGGGCAAGTGTGGTGCTGCACAGCGAGGATTCCGCGCCGATGCATGCCCTGCTCAGCCTGGCCAACACGGAGAGCCACAACTTCACTGCTGAGGTGCTGATGCGTGAGGCGGCGGATGTCTGGGATGTGAATCGTGCCTCCCTCGCCACCACCCGCTGGTTGCAAGCCCAGGGTGTGCCGATGACGGGACTTCGGCTCCGGGATGGCAGTGGACTGTCCCGAGGCAACCGGCTCACCAGTCGGTCGTTGTCTGTGTTGCTGTGGCGCATGGCGCAACATCCCCTGGCGGCCTACTACCAGGCCTCGATGGCGATTGCTGGCCAGAGGGGAACGCTGCGCAACTATTTCTGGGGCACGTCCCTTGAGGGTCATTTCTGGGGCAAGACCGGCACCCTCAGTGGTGTTCGGGCGATCTCAGGCATTCTTGAAACGACCAATGGCCCGCGGTACGTGAGCATGCTTGCCAACGGGGCGTACGCACCCAATTCCGTGATGGGCCAGATCCTGCTGGCGAGCCAGCGGATCAGCCGTTGCCCCGCATGGAGCGCAGCCGGGACGCTGCCCGCTGGGATCGACTGA
- a CDS encoding DUF4330 domain-containing protein, with protein MVLNRLRSLSPIDAVAGVVALAALAGVVWSPKLSNAVARATGAVKPVQVSVDVVRLYSADPEQLLNSVREEAALNIVIRNQPAGRVSLVSVDDVTNSLTAVQPDGSVVVADAPATALPRHARFVMEAQAEIKPSGVVIGGTKLKVGVPVELEGRLYRLKGVVSGVMPL; from the coding sequence ATGGTGCTCAACAGGCTTCGATCCCTTTCACCCATCGATGCTGTGGCTGGAGTCGTCGCCCTGGCAGCTCTGGCAGGCGTGGTCTGGTCCCCCAAGCTCTCGAATGCGGTCGCCAGGGCCACGGGTGCCGTGAAGCCTGTGCAAGTCAGCGTTGATGTGGTGCGGCTGTACAGCGCTGATCCCGAGCAGCTGCTGAATTCAGTTCGGGAGGAAGCAGCACTCAACATCGTGATCCGCAATCAACCGGCCGGTCGGGTGAGCCTGGTGTCGGTGGATGACGTCACCAATTCCCTGACGGCGGTGCAGCCCGATGGTTCGGTCGTGGTCGCAGATGCCCCCGCCACCGCTCTGCCCCGCCATGCCCGGTTTGTGATGGAGGCCCAGGCCGAGATCAAACCCTCCGGTGTTGTGATCGGTGGCACCAAGCTCAAGGTGGGTGTGCCCGTTGAACTGGAGGGTCGTCTTTACCGCTTGAAAGGTGTTGTGAGCGGAGTGATGCCTCTTTGA
- a CDS encoding DUF1995 family protein has product MTQSDAPCFALPADLLAAEEAMLQAALAAVGSGDGQRWSASLRFEGLRLLPVAVRLARALIAAGQDLLMVWPDAGAAALARRDAEDLKEVILDFNQLKRAKSDAPDTRLLLAVNPSPADYEEFQALCENHAGVVLMLNGRLEDAAVGIGSVARERRKGFVASWQQAYWLQPLEGGALMRCFPDDWRLYRQDPDGYRQLEVLPDRPDPDTTAALLAGEDPDSIKQQLSGVDRFLDGLRN; this is encoded by the coding sequence ATGACTCAATCCGACGCTCCCTGTTTCGCCCTCCCCGCGGATCTGCTCGCGGCCGAGGAGGCGATGTTGCAAGCCGCCCTGGCGGCCGTTGGATCCGGCGATGGTCAACGTTGGTCCGCAAGCCTCCGCTTTGAGGGCCTGCGCCTGCTCCCGGTGGCGGTGCGGCTGGCCCGTGCACTGATCGCTGCTGGTCAGGATCTGTTGATGGTTTGGCCCGATGCCGGTGCTGCAGCCCTGGCCCGGCGCGATGCGGAGGACCTCAAGGAGGTGATCCTTGATTTCAATCAACTCAAACGTGCGAAGAGCGACGCCCCCGACACTCGCCTGCTGCTTGCGGTGAACCCCTCCCCAGCGGATTACGAGGAGTTCCAGGCCTTGTGTGAGAACCATGCAGGAGTGGTTCTGATGCTGAACGGGCGTCTCGAAGACGCCGCCGTGGGCATCGGCAGCGTGGCCCGGGAGCGCCGCAAGGGTTTCGTGGCCAGCTGGCAGCAGGCCTACTGGCTTCAGCCCTTGGAAGGAGGTGCGTTGATGCGCTGCTTTCCCGATGACTGGCGTCTCTATCGCCAGGATCCCGATGGTTACCGACAACTGGAGGTGCTGCCTGACCGTCCGGATCCCGACACCACAGCAGCGCTTCTGGCCGGAGAAGATCCCGACAGCATCAAGCAACAGCTCTCCGGGGTCGACCGCTTCCTTGATGGTCTGCGCAATTGA
- a CDS encoding cysteine desulfurase family protein has translation MERPELYLDAAATTPPLPAVIVVMQQLLQTAWANPSSLHGAGLAAAEALERARWRIAERFAVSPDQLIVTSGATESVHLALLGSAAGLAPGRLVISAVEHPAVVAAAHQLEALGWSIAEWPVDGQGVVRLDQLDRLLSAPTRLVSLIAAQGEVGALQPISTIARACRERGILIHSDATQLVPQGCFAFERLGVDLLTLSAHKFRGPRGVGLLIRAPGVELSPLQGGGGQEHGLRSGTEPVALVSGMAEALMVLPSFDPVNRPVPPGSSTQIRRQRDQLLERLLELPQLQLCGPSPDQRLPHHIALLATSADGQPLPGRDLVRRLAAAGVACSSGSACSSGSSADSAVLTAMGIPWPERQSGLRLTLGPWLSDRDLDAVPGRFASVLEAFS, from the coding sequence GTGGAACGCCCTGAGCTCTATCTGGATGCTGCTGCCACGACACCGCCCCTGCCGGCGGTGATCGTGGTGATGCAGCAGTTGCTGCAGACGGCCTGGGCCAACCCCAGCAGCCTTCATGGCGCCGGGTTGGCAGCAGCCGAGGCTCTGGAGCGGGCCCGTTGGCGCATCGCCGAGCGTTTTGCTGTCAGCCCTGATCAGTTGATCGTCACCTCAGGGGCGACGGAATCTGTGCACCTCGCCCTGCTTGGCAGTGCCGCAGGTCTTGCTCCGGGCCGTTTGGTGATCTCTGCGGTGGAGCATCCGGCGGTGGTCGCTGCCGCGCACCAACTCGAAGCCCTGGGCTGGAGCATTGCCGAATGGCCCGTTGATGGCCAGGGCGTTGTGCGACTCGACCAGCTCGATCGGTTGTTGTCCGCTCCAACCCGATTGGTTTCCCTGATCGCTGCCCAGGGCGAAGTGGGTGCACTCCAACCCATCAGCACGATCGCTCGGGCCTGCCGCGAGCGCGGCATCCTCATCCACAGTGATGCGACCCAGCTTGTGCCCCAGGGTTGCTTCGCCTTCGAGCGGCTCGGGGTTGATCTGCTGACCCTCTCGGCCCATAAGTTCCGAGGCCCCCGGGGCGTGGGACTGCTGATTCGGGCCCCGGGTGTGGAACTTTCACCGCTCCAGGGCGGTGGTGGCCAGGAGCACGGCCTGCGCTCCGGCACCGAACCGGTTGCGTTGGTGAGCGGCATGGCCGAAGCCCTGATGGTCCTCCCCAGCTTTGACCCCGTCAACCGGCCCGTTCCACCGGGCAGCTCAACCCAGATCCGTCGTCAACGGGATCAACTGCTCGAACGCCTGCTGGAGCTACCCCAGCTTCAGCTCTGCGGACCGTCACCCGATCAGCGTCTGCCGCATCACATCGCGCTGCTGGCAACCAGCGCTGACGGCCAGCCCTTGCCCGGACGCGATCTGGTGCGTCGGCTGGCGGCGGCGGGGGTGGCCTGCAGCAGTGGCAGTGCCTGCAGCAGTGGCAGCAGTGCCGACAGTGCTGTGCTCACGGCCATGGGCATTCCCTGGCCTGAACGTCAGTCGGGCCTGCGGTTGACCCTTGGTCCCTGGCTGTCGGATCGGGATCTCGACGCCGTTCCCGGCCGCTTTGCATCCGTGCTCGAGGCATTTTCCTGA
- the dapF gene encoding diaminopimelate epimerase codes for MLQFSKYQGLGNDFLIVEGRQGQLPDAISNPDPAWVRHICDRRFGVGGDGLILALPPKADGELRMRILNADGSEAEMCGNGIRCLARYLADTDGDAPGRRWDIETLAGMIRPELMADGQLRVDMGPPFLTSEGIPTTLMPEDGLPQGVLLLEGEQLKVAAVGMGNPHVVVPVDDLASIPFDAWGAALEVHPAFPAKTNVHFLQVQSRERLEIRVWERGAGPTLACGTGACATLVAAVLLGLADDCAEVVLPGGPLMIEWRDRTGSVLMTGPAEAVFDGVLTPDLVPAGSPMASTSEATAAPPARTAAADFDCSKDCVDQCQRPDHCLRDEAQQKVQAFLSSTSLDSMLNLASESLEQRTKARFERGTP; via the coding sequence ATGCTGCAGTTCAGCAAATATCAGGGACTTGGCAACGACTTCCTGATCGTTGAAGGCCGGCAGGGACAACTGCCCGATGCCATCAGCAATCCCGATCCCGCCTGGGTACGGCACATCTGTGATCGGCGCTTCGGTGTGGGTGGCGATGGCTTGATCCTGGCGCTGCCTCCTAAGGCGGATGGAGAACTGCGGATGAGGATTCTCAATGCCGATGGCAGTGAGGCCGAAATGTGTGGCAACGGCATTCGCTGCCTGGCCCGCTACCTGGCCGATACCGACGGTGATGCCCCCGGCCGCCGCTGGGACATCGAAACTCTGGCGGGAATGATTCGCCCTGAACTGATGGCCGATGGCCAGTTGCGGGTGGACATGGGACCGCCCTTCCTCACCTCCGAAGGCATCCCCACAACCCTGATGCCTGAAGACGGACTCCCTCAGGGGGTGCTGCTGCTGGAGGGAGAACAGCTGAAGGTGGCGGCCGTTGGCATGGGCAATCCCCATGTGGTGGTGCCTGTCGACGACCTGGCCAGCATTCCCTTCGATGCCTGGGGGGCTGCCCTGGAGGTGCATCCGGCCTTCCCGGCCAAAACCAATGTTCATTTCCTCCAGGTGCAGAGCCGTGAACGGTTGGAGATCCGGGTCTGGGAACGGGGTGCAGGCCCGACCCTGGCCTGCGGCACCGGTGCCTGCGCCACTCTGGTGGCGGCGGTGTTGCTGGGCCTCGCCGATGACTGCGCCGAGGTGGTGCTTCCCGGCGGTCCGCTGATGATTGAGTGGCGCGATCGCACCGGTTCCGTGCTGATGACGGGACCTGCCGAAGCGGTGTTTGACGGGGTGCTGACGCCCGATCTGGTGCCGGCAGGCTCCCCGATGGCGTCGACCAGCGAAGCCACTGCCGCTCCACCTGCGCGGACGGCTGCAGCCGATTTCGATTGCTCGAAGGATTGCGTTGATCAATGCCAGCGCCCTGACCACTGCCTCCGTGATGAAGCGCAGCAGAAGGTGCAGGCCTTCCTCAGCAGCACGTCCCTCGACTCGATGCTCAATCTCGCCAGTGAGTCCCTGGAGCAGCGCACCAAGGCGCGGTTTGAGCGTGGAACGCCCTGA
- the leuS gene encoding leucine--tRNA ligase: MNAANPAVDASAQTGRYDPTALEQRWRESWKADGVDTTEEGGEKPGFFALSMFPYPSGSLHMGHVRNYVITDVIARVQRMRGHAVLHPMGWDAFGLPAENAAIERNVDPGEWTDRNIDQMRAQLDRLGLSIDWSREQATCHSDYYRWTQWLFLELLEGGLAYRKNATVNWDPVDQTVLANEQVDGDGRSWRSGALVEQRQLNQWFLRITDYAEPLLNDLDALKGWPERVRTMQANWIGRSEGAEISFNVEGAKDQTITVFTTRPDTLAGASYVVLAPENELVDSLTSAEQKETVEAFRKEVARLSTIERTSDDRPKRGVPIGSHVINPLTGAVLPVWIADYVLAEYGTGAVMGVPAHDQRDIAFAQSNGLPIQQVIDAEGAAEAIAAGQAWTDAGTLVNSGSFDGTASSKAKGAITGHGAEQGWARSKVTYRLRDWLISRQRYWGCPIPVIHCDDCGAVPVPREDLPVELPRGIDLSGKGGSPLSQQSDWVNVACPRCGKPAKRETDTMDTFMCSSWYFLRFADHHNTEKPFSKEAVNRWLPVKQYVGGIEHAILHLLYARFFTKALKDRGLIDINEPFERLLTQGMVQGVTYRNATTGKYIAPADVADPEDPRDPNTGDKLEVLFEKMSKSKYNGVDPAAVIDRYGADTARMFILFKAPPEKDLEWDDADVEGQFRFLQRLWRLVESGAAHINSLEPMQRSTDLSEADSDVRRALHLAIEAVSEDLSDEIQLNTAISELMKLSNAISSTGIEALSAPVLQEGLSGLVRLLAPFAPHLAEEFWSRLGGSGSVHRQSWPVLDPTALVQDSVELVIQVKGKVRGKLQVPASASKDELERLALASDVAKKWLEGAAPRRVIVVPGKLVNLVP, from the coding sequence GTGAACGCTGCCAACCCTGCCGTCGACGCCAGTGCCCAGACCGGTCGTTACGACCCCACCGCGCTGGAGCAGCGCTGGCGGGAGAGCTGGAAGGCGGATGGGGTGGACACCACTGAAGAAGGTGGTGAGAAGCCCGGATTCTTTGCCCTGTCGATGTTCCCGTATCCCTCGGGAAGCCTGCACATGGGCCATGTCCGCAACTACGTGATCACCGATGTGATCGCCCGGGTGCAACGGATGCGCGGCCATGCCGTGCTGCATCCGATGGGCTGGGATGCCTTCGGACTCCCCGCGGAAAATGCGGCGATCGAACGCAATGTGGATCCGGGCGAGTGGACCGACCGCAACATCGATCAGATGCGGGCGCAGCTGGATCGCCTTGGCCTTTCGATCGATTGGAGCCGCGAGCAGGCGACCTGCCACAGCGACTACTACCGCTGGACCCAGTGGCTGTTCCTTGAACTGCTCGAAGGAGGGCTGGCCTATCGCAAGAACGCCACCGTCAACTGGGATCCCGTCGACCAGACCGTGCTGGCCAATGAGCAGGTGGATGGTGACGGCCGCTCCTGGCGCTCCGGAGCCCTGGTGGAGCAACGCCAGCTGAACCAGTGGTTCCTGCGCATCACCGACTATGCCGAGCCGCTGCTCAACGACCTGGATGCCCTCAAGGGCTGGCCGGAACGGGTGCGCACCATGCAGGCCAACTGGATCGGCCGGTCCGAAGGGGCCGAGATCAGCTTCAACGTTGAAGGGGCAAAGGATCAGACGATCACCGTTTTCACCACCCGCCCCGACACCCTCGCTGGGGCGAGCTATGTGGTGCTGGCACCGGAAAACGAGCTGGTGGACAGCCTCACCAGCGCAGAACAGAAGGAGACGGTCGAAGCCTTCCGCAAGGAGGTGGCTCGTCTCAGCACGATCGAACGCACCAGTGATGACAGGCCCAAACGGGGAGTGCCCATTGGCAGCCATGTGATCAACCCCCTGACGGGGGCGGTGCTGCCGGTGTGGATCGCCGACTACGTACTTGCGGAGTACGGCACGGGCGCCGTGATGGGCGTACCGGCCCACGACCAGCGCGACATCGCCTTTGCCCAGTCGAATGGTCTGCCGATCCAGCAGGTGATCGACGCCGAGGGAGCTGCTGAAGCCATCGCGGCCGGTCAGGCCTGGACGGATGCCGGAACACTGGTCAACTCCGGCAGCTTCGATGGCACCGCCTCCAGCAAAGCCAAGGGCGCCATCACCGGCCACGGCGCCGAGCAGGGTTGGGCCCGCAGCAAGGTCACCTATCGCCTTCGCGACTGGCTGATCTCACGCCAGCGATACTGGGGCTGCCCGATTCCCGTCATCCACTGCGACGACTGCGGTGCTGTTCCGGTGCCGCGTGAGGACCTTCCGGTGGAGCTGCCCCGAGGCATCGATCTCTCGGGCAAGGGCGGTTCGCCCCTGAGCCAGCAGAGCGATTGGGTCAACGTGGCCTGCCCCCGCTGCGGCAAGCCGGCCAAGCGGGAAACCGACACCATGGACACCTTCATGTGTTCCTCCTGGTATTTCCTGCGCTTCGCCGATCACCACAACACCGAGAAACCCTTCAGCAAGGAGGCGGTGAACCGCTGGTTGCCGGTGAAGCAGTACGTGGGTGGCATCGAACACGCGATCCTGCACCTGCTCTATGCACGCTTCTTCACCAAGGCGCTGAAGGATCGCGGCCTGATCGACATCAACGAACCGTTTGAACGGCTCCTCACCCAAGGCATGGTGCAAGGAGTCACCTACCGCAATGCGACAACCGGCAAGTACATCGCTCCAGCGGACGTGGCAGATCCCGAAGATCCACGGGACCCCAACACCGGCGACAAGCTTGAGGTGTTGTTCGAGAAGATGTCGAAGTCGAAGTACAACGGCGTTGACCCCGCGGCGGTGATTGATCGCTACGGCGCGGACACAGCCCGCATGTTCATCTTGTTCAAGGCTCCGCCGGAGAAGGATCTGGAGTGGGATGACGCCGATGTGGAGGGCCAGTTCCGCTTCCTGCAACGGCTTTGGCGCCTTGTTGAGTCCGGTGCTGCCCACATCAACTCCCTCGAGCCGATGCAACGGTCGACCGATTTGAGCGAGGCCGACAGCGACGTTCGCCGGGCGCTGCACCTGGCCATCGAAGCCGTCAGCGAGGATCTCAGTGATGAGATCCAGCTCAACACGGCAATCTCGGAGTTGATGAAGCTCTCCAATGCCATCAGCTCCACGGGCATCGAGGCCCTGAGTGCACCTGTATTGCAAGAAGGACTTTCCGGACTGGTTCGCCTGCTGGCTCCGTTCGCGCCGCATCTGGCGGAAGAGTTCTGGAGCCGTCTGGGGGGAAGCGGCAGCGTGCACCGTCAAAGCTGGCCGGTTCTGGATCCAACGGCTCTGGTGCAGGACAGCGTTGAACTGGTGATCCAGGTGAAGGGCAAGGTGCGGGGCAAGCTGCAGGTTCCTGCGTCCGCCAGCAAGGACGAGCTTGAACGGCTCGCCCTGGCCAGTGATGTGGCCAAAAAATGGTTGGAGGGTGCAGCCCCCCGTCGGGTGATCGTGGTCCCCGGGAAACTCGTGAATCTGGTGCCCTGA
- a CDS encoding glucose-6-phosphate isomerase, whose protein sequence is MSFPDFNASDAHIQWQRFCDLSWYHDDLGVWLDISRMHVNASDLQQLQPRMDKAFAAMQELEAGAIANPDEQRQVGHYWLRTPELAPSSELQQHISREIDLIAAFGRDVINGTIKAPNGEAFTDVLWIGIGGSGLGPALMIKALQNPGEGLPFHFFDNVDPNGMSNVLAGLEGRLDRTLVVTVSKSGGTPEPHLGMEQARHRLEAAGGQWAGQAVAVTMLESKLDQQAQKEGWLKRFDMFDWVGGRTSITSAVGLLPGALIGSNIRDFLTGASQMDASTRAADLRRNPAALMAASWYVAGGGRGQRDMVVLPYRDRLEVFSRYLQQLVMESLGKRLDRNGDVVHQGIAVYGNKGSTDQHAYVQQLRDGVDNFFATFIEVLEDVSDIPTIGGECPGDFLDGFLQGTRSALTEGGRQSMTISMRRFDARRLGALIALFERAVGLYGELVNINAYHQPGVEAGKKAAAAILDLQGRVEAILADGVARSADEIRLALGDGTDESIFWILRHLTGNQRGFSAQGDWSQPASMRFSKG, encoded by the coding sequence ATGAGCTTTCCGGATTTCAACGCTTCCGACGCTCATATTCAGTGGCAGAGGTTCTGCGATCTCAGCTGGTATCACGATGATCTGGGCGTCTGGCTCGACATCAGCCGGATGCATGTGAATGCGAGCGACCTGCAGCAGCTGCAGCCTCGGATGGACAAGGCCTTCGCTGCGATGCAGGAGTTGGAAGCTGGTGCCATCGCCAATCCCGATGAGCAGCGTCAGGTGGGTCACTACTGGCTGCGCACCCCCGAACTCGCCCCCTCCTCAGAGCTGCAGCAGCACATTTCCAGGGAAATTGACCTGATCGCCGCCTTTGGGCGCGATGTGATCAACGGAACGATCAAGGCCCCCAACGGCGAAGCCTTCACCGATGTCCTTTGGATTGGCATTGGCGGCAGTGGTCTTGGTCCCGCTTTGATGATCAAGGCTCTGCAGAACCCGGGCGAGGGACTTCCGTTCCATTTCTTCGACAACGTCGATCCCAATGGGATGAGCAACGTCCTGGCAGGGTTGGAGGGTCGTCTTGACCGCACGTTGGTGGTGACGGTGAGCAAGTCGGGGGGCACCCCTGAACCCCACCTCGGCATGGAGCAGGCTCGCCATCGCCTCGAGGCCGCTGGTGGTCAGTGGGCCGGTCAGGCCGTTGCCGTGACGATGCTTGAAAGCAAGCTGGATCAGCAGGCCCAGAAGGAAGGTTGGCTCAAGCGTTTCGACATGTTCGATTGGGTGGGAGGCCGCACCAGCATCACCAGTGCTGTGGGTCTGCTGCCCGGTGCCTTGATTGGCTCCAACATCCGTGACTTCCTCACCGGGGCATCCCAGATGGATGCCTCCACCCGAGCAGCGGATCTGCGCCGCAATCCAGCCGCTCTGATGGCCGCCTCCTGGTACGTGGCCGGTGGTGGTCGCGGTCAGCGCGACATGGTTGTTCTGCCCTACCGGGATCGTCTTGAGGTGTTCAGCCGTTACCTCCAGCAGCTGGTGATGGAATCCCTGGGCAAGCGCCTGGACCGTAACGGTGATGTGGTGCATCAGGGCATTGCTGTTTATGGCAACAAAGGCTCCACCGACCAGCACGCCTACGTGCAGCAACTGCGCGACGGTGTCGACAATTTCTTCGCCACCTTCATCGAGGTGCTCGAGGACGTGAGCGATATCCCCACGATTGGTGGTGAATGCCCCGGTGACTTCCTCGATGGTTTCCTGCAGGGCACCCGCTCAGCCCTAACCGAGGGTGGGCGCCAGAGCATGACGATCAGCATGCGTCGCTTTGATGCCAGGCGTCTTGGCGCCTTGATCGCTCTGTTCGAGCGTGCCGTCGGTCTCTACGGCGAACTGGTGAACATCAACGCCTACCACCAGCCGGGTGTGGAGGCCGGCAAGAAGGCTGCGGCGGCCATTCTTGACCTGCAAGGTCGTGTGGAAGCAATTCTGGCCGACGGTGTGGCCCGCTCCGCCGATGAGATCCGCCTGGCTCTCGGCGATGGCACCGACGAATCCATTTTCTGGATCCTGCGTCATCTCACCGGCAACCAGCGCGGCTTCAGTGCCCAGGGTGACTGGAGTCAGCCCGCCTCGATGCGCTTCAGCAAAGGCTGA
- a CDS encoding helicase DnaB has protein sequence MAEPLRWTTALVTAVASACLMGQWSQPIAEPGDQVPFVVEDRLEPTDFSPEELKLLQRRFGVHGPQTQLAQLFTSGVDQLQPLRASTLDRLLELKPVILRQAKAHQVNPMLITAVLFDEIQHSKPGESLPFIAHSGLVKTHGPAQIGVSELIHQNRLPANPTQEEITWARNQLLNPEMNITLLAAKFQRLKLALGLPKSLMLQASRSYLDAKAIATLTYLHNGKLDYPARVLGYMQDPELHGLIYGGRQPNPDITV, from the coding sequence ATGGCTGAGCCATTGCGATGGACAACAGCTCTTGTGACAGCGGTGGCGAGCGCCTGCCTCATGGGTCAGTGGTCACAGCCGATAGCTGAGCCTGGTGATCAGGTGCCTTTTGTGGTGGAAGACAGGCTCGAGCCCACAGACTTCTCCCCCGAAGAACTCAAGCTGCTGCAACGGCGCTTCGGGGTGCACGGTCCCCAGACGCAGCTGGCCCAACTGTTCACCAGCGGAGTTGATCAACTCCAACCCCTGCGCGCATCGACCCTGGATCGCCTGCTTGAGCTGAAACCGGTGATCCTGCGCCAGGCAAAGGCGCATCAGGTGAATCCGATGCTGATCACCGCCGTACTTTTCGACGAAATTCAGCACTCCAAGCCAGGGGAAAGCCTTCCCTTCATCGCCCATTCCGGTCTGGTGAAGACCCATGGACCAGCCCAGATCGGCGTTTCGGAGCTGATCCATCAGAACCGGCTGCCGGCGAACCCAACACAGGAGGAGATCACCTGGGCCCGCAATCAATTGCTAAACCCCGAAATGAACATCACCCTGCTGGCGGCAAAATTCCAGAGGCTGAAGTTGGCACTTGGCTTGCCGAAGAGCTTGATGTTGCAGGCGAGCCGCTCCTACCTGGATGCCAAGGCGATCGCCACCCTCACCTATCTCCACAACGGGAAATTGGATTACCCGGCGCGCGTGTTGGGCTACATGCAGGACCCTGAACTGCACGGGTTGATTTACGGCGGCCGCCAACCGAATCCCGACATCACGGTTTAA